The Novipirellula caenicola genome contains a region encoding:
- a CDS encoding chemotaxis protein CheB encodes MGKKRERTPASTGKQSESADGASEEQKGGFPIVGVGASAGGLESLQRLLEAMPDQPNVAMVIVQHLAQNLPSHAAELLAKYTSMTLHRAGDSMIVEPNCVYFIPPGQYLEIEGGRLRLQSMQARSTVPVVVDRFFRALAKDQHRCAVGVILSGTGSDGTLGIKAIKEAGGFVIAQDPNTSEYEGMATSAIETGMVDQVLSPAEIAAAITHFAKHPYLKSSRSPSRAAVSPSDQEDLGGFSEGISKQTLETIVSLLRKHSRYDFRDYKEGTLLRRIRRRMCLQQIVRVSQYLNYLENHPEELSALSKDLLISVTDFFRDANVWKELAEQVIPSIVASKFAEHEVVDGNANLSQIRVWIPGCATGEEPYTVAMLFLDELSKQQKECRLQVFASDVDKDALAYARAGRYPQSIQADVTRARIQRYFVAEADGDHYRVNKTLRDVVLFAEQNLIADPPFSQLDLICCRNVLIYLKPETQHKVMGIFYYALQRQGYLLLGTAETIGRQDELFSTVDKRWRIFQRANSAPHVRIDFPIPSGQTQQPYRTPLPLPLRRHDKQIAQMIKKRLFDIVAPCAVLIDRHWQILYINGDVNRFLQFGAGVPNDDLLSKLRSDLKLKLRDAVRKTFAEKKPVQFNYRLDHDHRPRDVTIEIRLLDDAENEDAFVLIAFKSFEDQAVAEPQIDSPSGDCEGDLGEGDLGEGDLGEGDLGEGKLGEDVGSDSTLDERDSIIRHLENELRLVKDEFQSSLEHFEIAHEEYKASNEEVLSVNEELQSTNEELETSKEELQSLNEELATVNQELASKIDELERKHADLENLVSATQIPTICLDNHLAIRWFTPAVESLIRVRQSDQGRSICDLAHDFLDGDLAAECAQVIDKKLPVENEVCCHDGRVFVRRVLPYRSDDKVGGGVVVTMIDISERKKREEELRANEAQLRHALQVDGIGVLFFDAKGGLLNCNDWFLDRTGFTRNEVQSHSLQQLNLDPPPEWYHVASEKYDELDQTGYIVPYERDFRCKNGAVLRMLFSGYSRDDGTIVAQCIDIGERKRMEAKLSATEQKLRLASKAANLGWYSYDVANQKLSWSNELRNIAQITPDEPINCDRITKMVHPDDRERYLVHLSDALRRCDDNGYRAEFRVVSTQDEIRWIEDRGKVIYSLEQGKRMAQFSVGMWVDITERKTAEESVQELNRILGEQVLQRTEFLDILQNITRVANESKTVEDAMRATLQRIASYNGWMVGHLWRCCSDDCEQMESSGLWHVRVDAKEQFLRFDEFRQYRSRMRFHAGEGMIGTVLQTGQPIWVEDTSLNPMFHTLSDFGFHAACAFPITVDGETVAIMEFISDQVQSRRDRFFEILPDIGIQLGHLIARKRLEEVVTEVAVIEQQRIGRELHDGIAQQLTGGALIAESLRRSMPPEMQSQLENVKHLGDILKQTHQDVRRLSDGLLKNSIDSVELFAALEGLCRETTRRFDVPCDLDAERFDESYITDDAVAFVIYQIACEAVHNAIKHAQTKRICIELSTNDQFSVKIQDDGIGIAETPPKANTNGLNIMRYRAESVGGELRIDSLPGKGTSVTFVIPKRSCQS; translated from the coding sequence ATGGGGAAAAAACGAGAGAGGACTCCAGCATCGACCGGAAAACAGAGTGAATCCGCCGACGGGGCTTCCGAAGAGCAGAAGGGGGGATTCCCAATCGTTGGTGTCGGCGCTTCGGCGGGCGGTTTGGAGTCGTTGCAACGATTGCTCGAGGCGATGCCGGATCAACCAAACGTTGCGATGGTCATTGTCCAACATCTGGCCCAGAATTTACCGAGCCACGCGGCAGAATTGCTTGCAAAATACACATCAATGACCTTGCATCGGGCCGGCGATTCGATGATCGTCGAGCCAAATTGTGTGTATTTCATCCCCCCGGGCCAATATTTAGAAATCGAAGGTGGTCGGCTTAGGCTGCAGTCAATGCAGGCACGAAGTACCGTGCCGGTGGTCGTCGATCGATTTTTCCGTGCGTTGGCCAAGGATCAACATCGCTGTGCCGTCGGAGTTATCCTGTCCGGTACTGGCAGCGATGGCACGTTGGGGATCAAAGCGATTAAAGAAGCAGGTGGGTTCGTGATTGCCCAAGATCCGAATACCTCTGAATACGAAGGAATGGCCACCAGCGCGATCGAAACAGGGATGGTCGATCAAGTGCTGTCGCCAGCCGAGATTGCGGCTGCGATCACTCATTTCGCAAAACATCCCTACCTAAAGTCAAGCCGGTCACCAAGTCGTGCCGCCGTATCGCCGAGCGATCAAGAAGATCTGGGCGGATTTTCGGAGGGGATATCCAAGCAGACACTCGAGACGATTGTTTCGCTATTGCGAAAACATTCTCGTTATGATTTTCGTGATTATAAAGAAGGCACATTGCTGCGACGGATACGTCGACGCATGTGTCTACAACAGATTGTTCGAGTTTCGCAATACTTGAACTACCTCGAAAATCATCCCGAAGAACTTTCGGCGCTGTCCAAAGACCTGCTTATCAGCGTGACAGACTTCTTTCGCGACGCGAATGTTTGGAAGGAACTCGCGGAGCAAGTCATTCCCAGCATCGTAGCCTCGAAATTCGCGGAACACGAAGTCGTCGACGGTAATGCGAACCTCAGTCAAATTCGTGTATGGATTCCAGGGTGTGCTACCGGCGAAGAGCCGTACACGGTCGCGATGTTGTTTCTAGACGAGTTGAGTAAACAACAGAAAGAATGTAGGCTACAAGTATTTGCGTCAGATGTTGACAAAGACGCGCTTGCCTATGCACGCGCGGGAAGGTATCCGCAGAGCATCCAGGCCGATGTGACGCGTGCTCGAATTCAACGTTATTTTGTTGCTGAGGCCGATGGTGATCACTACCGAGTGAACAAAACGCTCCGCGACGTGGTATTGTTTGCGGAACAGAATTTGATCGCAGACCCTCCGTTCTCTCAGCTTGATTTGATCTGTTGCCGCAATGTTTTGATCTATTTAAAGCCGGAAACTCAGCATAAGGTGATGGGGATTTTCTACTACGCCCTGCAGCGACAAGGTTATCTGTTGTTGGGCACGGCAGAAACCATCGGCCGGCAAGACGAATTGTTTTCGACGGTCGACAAACGCTGGCGAATCTTTCAACGAGCCAACTCAGCACCACATGTTCGTATCGATTTCCCGATCCCTTCAGGGCAGACGCAACAACCGTATCGGACCCCACTGCCATTACCGCTGCGACGTCACGACAAACAAATTGCCCAAATGATTAAGAAGCGCCTGTTTGACATCGTGGCACCCTGTGCGGTCTTGATCGATCGGCACTGGCAAATCTTGTACATCAATGGTGATGTTAACCGATTCCTACAGTTTGGAGCGGGGGTCCCTAACGACGACTTGCTGAGCAAGCTGCGTAGCGATCTAAAATTAAAACTTCGCGACGCGGTCCGTAAAACATTTGCCGAAAAAAAACCCGTCCAATTCAATTATCGCTTGGATCACGACCATCGTCCCCGCGATGTGACCATTGAAATCCGTTTGCTTGATGATGCGGAAAACGAGGATGCCTTTGTACTGATCGCGTTTAAGTCTTTCGAGGATCAAGCGGTGGCCGAACCGCAGATTGATTCGCCGAGCGGCGACTGTGAGGGCGATCTTGGTGAGGGCGATCTTGGTGAGGGCGATCTTGGTGAGGGCGATCTTGGTGAGGGCAAGCTTGGTGAGGATGTTGGCAGCGACTCCACCCTTGACGAACGAGATTCAATCATTCGCCATTTGGAAAACGAGTTGAGGTTGGTCAAAGACGAATTCCAGTCCTCGTTAGAGCATTTTGAGATCGCTCATGAAGAGTACAAAGCATCGAACGAAGAGGTGCTTAGTGTCAACGAAGAGCTGCAGAGCACGAATGAAGAGCTGGAAACAAGCAAAGAGGAATTGCAATCACTCAACGAAGAACTTGCCACCGTCAATCAAGAATTGGCATCCAAGATCGATGAGTTGGAACGCAAACATGCCGATTTAGAAAACCTCGTTTCTGCAACCCAGATTCCCACGATCTGTTTGGACAATCATCTGGCTATTCGCTGGTTCACACCCGCGGTCGAGTCCTTGATTCGCGTACGGCAATCGGATCAAGGACGATCGATTTGTGATCTTGCCCACGATTTTCTCGATGGGGATTTGGCAGCGGAATGTGCCCAAGTGATCGACAAAAAACTGCCGGTTGAAAACGAGGTCTGTTGCCATGACGGTCGGGTCTTCGTCCGTCGCGTGCTGCCATATCGCTCGGATGATAAAGTGGGTGGTGGGGTCGTGGTGACCATGATCGATATCTCTGAACGGAAAAAACGCGAAGAGGAATTGCGAGCGAACGAGGCGCAACTGCGTCACGCGTTGCAGGTGGATGGCATCGGAGTCTTGTTCTTCGATGCGAAGGGAGGCCTGCTGAATTGCAATGATTGGTTCCTAGACCGAACGGGGTTCACACGAAACGAGGTGCAGTCGCACTCGCTACAACAGTTGAATCTCGATCCGCCACCAGAGTGGTACCATGTTGCGTCAGAGAAATATGATGAACTGGACCAGACCGGTTACATCGTGCCCTACGAGCGAGATTTTCGGTGCAAGAATGGGGCAGTGCTGCGTATGTTGTTTTCGGGATATTCGCGTGACGACGGCACGATTGTTGCGCAGTGCATTGATATCGGCGAACGAAAACGAATGGAAGCCAAGCTTTCGGCGACTGAACAAAAGCTTCGGCTCGCATCGAAGGCTGCTAACTTGGGCTGGTATTCCTACGATGTGGCGAACCAAAAGTTGTCGTGGTCTAACGAACTTCGTAATATCGCCCAAATCACGCCGGATGAACCGATCAATTGTGATCGGATCACCAAAATGGTTCATCCGGATGATCGCGAACGTTACCTCGTACATTTGTCGGACGCTTTGCGTCGCTGCGATGACAATGGCTACCGAGCCGAGTTTCGAGTGGTCAGCACGCAAGACGAAATTCGCTGGATCGAAGACCGTGGAAAAGTGATATATTCGTTAGAACAGGGAAAGCGGATGGCCCAGTTTTCCGTGGGGATGTGGGTGGACATCACGGAACGTAAAACTGCCGAAGAGAGCGTCCAGGAATTAAACCGAATTCTTGGTGAACAAGTTCTACAACGAACCGAATTCCTCGATATTCTTCAAAACATCACGCGTGTCGCCAACGAATCAAAAACAGTCGAAGACGCGATGCGTGCAACGCTGCAGCGTATCGCATCCTACAACGGTTGGATGGTCGGGCATCTATGGCGCTGCTGTAGTGACGACTGCGAGCAAATGGAAAGTTCGGGATTGTGGCACGTTCGCGTGGATGCGAAAGAGCAATTTCTCCGGTTTGACGAATTTCGTCAGTATCGTAGCCGAATGCGATTCCACGCTGGTGAGGGGATGATCGGGACGGTGCTGCAGACGGGCCAGCCAATCTGGGTCGAAGACACCTCGCTGAATCCAATGTTCCATACTCTTTCGGATTTTGGATTTCACGCCGCCTGCGCCTTTCCGATTACGGTAGACGGCGAAACGGTTGCAATCATGGAGTTTATTTCGGATCAGGTTCAGTCGCGGCGCGACCGTTTCTTCGAAATTCTGCCTGACATCGGGATTCAACTTGGCCATTTGATCGCACGAAAGCGTCTCGAAGAAGTCGTTACCGAAGTGGCGGTCATCGAACAACAACGGATAGGTCGAGAGCTGCATGATGGAATCGCACAGCAATTAACCGGAGGCGCCTTGATCGCCGAGTCATTGCGTCGCAGCATGCCGCCGGAAATGCAATCGCAACTCGAAAACGTCAAACATCTTGGCGACATTCTCAAGCAAACCCATCAAGATGTTCGCCGATTGTCCGATGGGCTGTTAAAGAACTCGATTGATTCAGTGGAATTGTTCGCGGCCCTGGAAGGGCTTTGTCGCGAAACGACCCGTCGGTTCGACGTCCCATGCGACCTAGATGCCGAGCGATTTGACGAGTCGTACATCACCGACGACGCCGTCGCGTTTGTGATTTATCAAATCGCTTGTGAAGCAGTGCACAATGCGATCAAACATGCCCAGACGAAACGAATTTGTATCGAACTTTCGACAAACGACCAATTTTCGGTGAAAATACAGGATGATGGAATTGGGATCGCAGAAACACCGCCAAAAGCGAATACGAATGGATTGAATATCATGCGGTATCGCGCTGAATCCGTTGGCGGTGAACTGCGAATTGATTCGCTTCCAGGCAAAGGGACCTCGGTCACATTCGTCATTCCCAAGCGGAGTTGTCAATCATGA